A stretch of the Notolabrus celidotus isolate fNotCel1 chromosome 3, fNotCel1.pri, whole genome shotgun sequence genome encodes the following:
- the sall1a gene encoding sal-like protein 1a encodes MSRRKQAKPQHFQSDPHLPLSEHNGDTELCSEDPPCKESDAHVCSRCCAEFFELSDLEEHQKNCTKNQLVLIVNENPVSPTGTFSPGSPPHNPDDQMNDTANNTDQTECSDLLESNTLEKDESMDVDVSGMSSGHEEEGSHTESGSPINTGSSHGVRAPPGPAVGTSAISAPLPQLSNLTDLGNFSMINSNVIIENLQSTKVAVAQFSQEARSNGGPRVAVPALMEQLLALQQQQIHQLQLIEQIRHQILLLASQSPEMQVPPSSAPGTMGPAANPLTTLSSHLSQQLAAAAGLAQNLASQSASISSLKQLAAAAQLPQSNPSSSETSQSISTLGPSTVNAQSSDKRPSHMSSLHSQLSNPPLSKSSTPSFGMRSLLSSAVNPLLPQPPPGNPMFSSSLPSVGTTVEDLNSLAALAQRTKGKQPNVTSFEHKSSSDDAFFKHKCRFCGKVFGSDSALQIHLRSHTGERPYKCNICGNRFSTRGNLKVHFQRHKDKYPHIQMNPYPVPEHLDNIPTSTGIPYGMSMPPEKPVTSWLDSKPVLPTLTSSVGMLLPPTMPSLPHFIKKEDNSIAITSPSVTAKSDSGAADPSAKSNDGASEEGESATLPTSNGKTEEGSHSSGLMTSVSSASESTADYTTSNSPPMMTNPLMPLMSDQFKAKFPFGGILDPLQGSETSKLQQLVENIDRKVTDPNECVICHRVLSCQSALKMHYRTHTGERPFKCKICGRAFTTKGNLKTHYSVHRAMPPLRVQHSCPICQKKFTNAVVLQQHIRMHMGGHIPNTPLPESYPESMASDTGSFEERNFDDLDNFSDDIEGMDEGPDSSVPDTPRSADASHDSLCNSPAPHEMIFLEGREKNGQENAHHMEIEASQMKAMVNGLVEGDCLTNDSSSLGGDLESRSAGSPAVSESTSSMQAPSPTSMQPQPHKSPNLEERHQRALSFEHTSASLLHHHPSNIGALDLTSVNPSKDPLGMIFSFRERSISKNTSCDICGKTFACQSALDIHYRSHTKERPFICTACNRGFSTKGNLKQHMLTHQMRDLPSQLFEPSNTSLSSSPTPSLLSVGSLNKPEVNGFFHSLHQENREIKEMPPGLVTSSASTSPVLSSAPPRRTPKQHFCNTCGKCFSSSSALQIHERTHTGEKPFACSICGRAFTTKGNLKVHMGTHMWNSAPARRGRRLSVDGPMAFLGANPVKFPEIFQKDMASRASNGDPASFWNQYAAAFSNGLAMKTNEISVIQNGGIPPMSGGMGNGGSSPIGGLTGSLDKLHSMEPNAALAGLEKMANTENGAHFRFTRFMEDNKEIVTS; translated from the exons ATGTCGCGGAGGAAACAAGCGAAGCCGCAACACTTCCAATCCGACCCTCATCTGCCCTTATCGGAGCACAATG GGGACACAGAACTTTGCTCAGAAGACCCCCCCTGCAAGGAGTCAGACGCCCATGTCTGTAGCAGATGTTGTGCCGAGTTCTTTGAACTATCAGATCTTGAGGAGCACCAGAAGAATTGCACTAAGAATCAGTTAGTTCTGATAGTGAATGAGAATCCTGTCTCCCCCACTGGAACCTTTTCACCTGGGTCTCCTCCCCATAATCCCGATGACCAGATGAATGACACGGCTAATAACACTGATCAAACTGAGTGCAGTGACCTTTTGGAGTCTAACACTCTTGAAAAAGACGAATCCATGGACGTAGACGTTTCTGGAATGAGCAGTGGTCATGAAGAGGAAGGCAGTCATACAGAGAGTGGGAGCCCCATTAACACAGGAAGCAGTCATGGTGTCAGGGCCCCCCCTGGCCCTGCAGTGGGTACCTCAGCTATCTCTGCCCCTCTACCTCAGCTCAGCAACCTGACTGATCTGGGGAACTTCTCCATGATTAACAGCAATGTCATAATTGAAAATCTGCAAAGCACCAAAGTGGCTGTTGCCCAATTCTCTCAAGAGGCTCGTTCAAATGGGGGCCCCAGGGTGGCAGTGCCAGCCCTGATGGAGCAGCTTCTCGCTCTGCAACAGCAACAGATCCACCAGCTGCAGCTCATCGAGCAGATTCGCCATCAGATACTGCTACTGGCCTCTCAGTCCCCAGAAATGCAGGTACCCCCATCTTCAGCTCCAGGCACAATGGGTCCTGCTGCCAACCCACTGACCACACTCAGCTCCCATCTCTCCCAACAGCTGGCTGCAGCCGCAGGCCTAGCCCAGAACCTGGCCAGTCAGTCAGCCAGTATTAGCAGCCTAAAGCAGCTGGCTGCAGCAGCACAGCTACCTCAGTCCAATCCAAGCAGCAGTGAGACATCTCAGAGCATTAGCACATTGGGGCCATCAACAGTCAATGCCCAGTCCTCTGACAAGAGGCCGAGTCATATGAGTAGCCTCCACTCTCAGCTCAGCAACCCACCACTATCTAAATCATCAACGCCATCATTTGGTATGCGTAGCTTGTTAAGCTCTGCAGTAAATCCCCTTCTACCTCAGCCCCCACCTGGTAACCCCATGTTCTCCAGCTCTCTGCCCAGTGTTGGCACCACTGTCGAGGACCTCAACTCTTTAGCAGCTTTGGCCCAGAGGACGAAAGGCAAGCAGCCAAATGTCACCTCATTTGAACACAAGAGCAGCTCTGACGATGCTTTCTTCAAGCATAAGTGCCGTTTCTGTGGCAAGGTGTTTGGGAGTGACAGTGCTTTGCAAATTCACCTGCGGTCACACACTGGAGAAAGACCATACAAGTGTAATATCTGTGGTAACCGCTTTTCCACCCGAGGTAATTTGAAGGTGCATTTCCAGCGTCACAAAGACAAATACCCACACATCCAGATGAATCCCTACCCTGTTCCTGAGCATTTGGACAATATACCAACAAGCACAGGCATTCCATACGGCATGTCTATGCCTCCAGAGAAGCCTGTCACCAGCTGGCTGGACAGCAAACCAGTTTTGCCGACTCTGACTTCCTCAGTTGGTATGCTGTTGCCACCAACCATGCCAAGCCTGCCAcatttcatcaaaaaggaagaTAATTCAATAGCCATAACTAGCCCTTCTGTTACTGCAAAGAGTGACTCAGGTGCTGCTGACCCTTCAGCTAAAAGTAATGATGGCGCATCTGAAGAGGGTGAAAGTGCAACTCTGCCTACCTCAAATGGGAAAACTGAAGAAGGCAGCCACTCTTCAGGCCTCATGACAAGTGTGAGCTCTGCTTCAGAGAGCACTGCCGATTACACAACATCTAACAGCCCACCCATGATGACCAATCCACTCATGCCTCTTATGTCTGATCAGTTCAAGGCGAAGTTCCCCTTCGGAGGCATCCTGGATCCTCTCCAGGGGTCAGAGACCTCCAAGCTTCAGCAGCTAGTGGAGAACATTGACAGAAAGGTGACAGACCCCAATGAATGTGTCATCTGCCACCGGGTTCTGAGCTGCCAAAGTGCTCTGAAAATGCACTATCGCACTCACACTGGGGAGAGGCCATTTAAGTGTAAAATCTGTGGCAGGGCATTTACCACCAAAGGAAATCTTAAGACACACTACAGCGTCCATAGGGCCATGCCCCCTCTTAGAGTCCAACACTCCTGCCCTATTTGTCAGAAGAAGTTCACTAATGCTGTGGTGCTACAACAACATATTCGCATGCACATGGGTGGGCATATCCCAAACACCCCTCTGCCAGAGAGTTACCCAGAGTCCATGGCCTCTGACACAGGCTCATTCGAGGAGAGAAACTTTGATGATCTGGACAACTTCTCTGATGACATTGAAGGAATGGATGAAGGCCCAGATAGCAGTGTGCCAGACACCCCAAGGTCAGCTGATGCATCCCATGACAGTCTATGTAACTCCCCTGCTCCGCATGAAATGATTTTCCTGGAGGGACGAGAAAAAAATGGCCAAGAGAATGCCCACCATATGGAAATAGAGGCCAGCCAAATGAAGGCTATGGTAAATGGTTTAGTTGAAGGGGATTGTCTCACCAATGACTCTTCGTCTCTGGGAGGGGATCTTGAAAGCCGAAGTGCCGGGAGTCCAGCTGTGTCAGAATCTACCTCCTCCATGCAGGCGCCATCCCCCACAAGCATGCAGCCACAACCACACAAATCCCCAAACCTTGAAGAAAGGCACCAGAGGGCCTTATCTTTTGAGCACACTAGTGCAAGCCTCTTGCATCATCACCCCTCCAACATTGGAGCACTGGACCTGACATCTGTCAATCCCTCAAAGGACCCTTTGGGCATGATATTCTCCTTCCGTGAGCGGAGCATCTCCAAGAACACCTCCTGTGACATCTGTGGGAAGACCTTTGCTTGTCAGAGTGCCTTGGACATTCATTATCGAAGCCATACCAAAGAACGACCATTTATTTGCACGGCATGTAACAGGGGTTTCTCCACCAAGGGCAACCTAAAACAGCACATGCTAACCCATCAAATGAGAGACCTGCCCTCGCAGCTCTTTGAGCCCTCAAACACCAGCTTGTCATCCAGCCCAACCCCTTCCCTCCTTTCTGTAGGCTCTCTTAACAAACCAGAGGTCAACGGCTTCTTCCATAGCCTCCaccaagaaaacagagaaatcaaAGAGATGCCTCCTGGCTTGGTCACATCATCTGCTTCCACCTCGCCAGTGCTCTCTTCTGCTCCACCACGCAGGACACCCAAGCAACATTTCTGCAACACCTGTGGGAAGTGCTTCTCATCCTCCAGTGCTCTACAGATCCATGAAAGAACCCACACAGGGGAGAAACCATTTGCCTGCAGCATCTGTGGTCGGGCTTTCACCACCAAAGGAAACCTCAAG gTTCACATGGGCACACACATGTGGAACAGTGCTCCCGCCAGACGGGGCCGTAGGCTCTCTGTGGATGGGCCAATGGCCTTCTTGGGTGCCAACCCAGTCAAGTTTCCTGAGATCTTCCAGAAGGACATGGCATCGAGGGCAAGCAACGGAGACCCAGCTAGTTTCTGGAACCAGTACGCTGCAGCCTTCTCCAACGGCCTAGCAATGAAGACAAATGAAATCTCTGTCATCCAGAATGGAGGCATCCCACCCATGTCAGGCGGCATGGGGAATGGGGGTAGCTCTCCCATTGGTGGCCTGACCGGCAGCCTGGACAAGCTGCACAGCATGGAGCCCAATGCCGCTCTTGCTGGTTTAGAAAAAATGGCCAACACGGAAAATGGGGCCCACTTTCGGTTCACACGTTTCATGGAGGACAATAAAGAAATCGTCACAAGTTAA